From the Periophthalmus magnuspinnatus isolate fPerMag1 chromosome 1, fPerMag1.2.pri, whole genome shotgun sequence genome, one window contains:
- the gcdha gene encoding glutaryl-CoA dehydrogenase a codes for MALRNAAFRLLANSQKCATALTPRAQGTVSAQHKDAEEVSKPSSKPSKVTFDWRDALNLEGQLTEEEVMIRDSFRDYCQEKLMPRILMANRHEHFHREIVSEMGELGVLGPTIKGYGCAGTSYVAYGLIAREVERVDSGYRSVMSVQSSLVMHPINAYGTEAQKEKYLPRLARGEILGCFGLTEPNHGSDPSSMETKAKYNSSSGTFSISGAKTWITNSPVADIAVVWAKCEDSKVRGFILERGMKGLSTPKIEGKFSLRASVTGMILMDEVEVPQENLLPNVSGLAGPFGCLNNARYGIAWGALGAAEFCFHAARQYTLDRIQFGVPLARNQLMQKKMADMLTEITIGLQSCLALGRLIDEKKAAPEMISMLKRNSCGKALDIARQARDMLGGNGIADEYHIIRHVMNLEAVNTYEGTHDIHALILGRAITGLQSFTVGK; via the exons ATGGCCCTTAGAAATGCTGCCTTTCGCCTTCTGGCCAATTCTCAAAAATGTGCAACAGCATTAACACCCAGAGCACAAGGCACAGTTTCAGCACAACATAAAG ATGCTGAAGAAGTCTCAAAGCCATCCTCAAAACCGT CCAAGGTGACTTTCGACTGGCGGGATGCTTTGAATTTGGAGGGTCAGCTGACAGAGGAGGAAGTTATGATCAGGGATTCCTTCAGGGACTATTGTCAAGAAAAACTCATGCCTCGTATCCTGATGGCAAACAGACATGAAC ATTTCCACCGTGAAATTGTGTCTGAAATGGGAGAGCTGGGAGTTTTGGGACCAACTATTAAAG GATATGGCTGTGCAGGCACCAGTTATGTAGCCTATGGTTTGATTGCCCGAGAGGTGGAGCGAGTAGACAGTGGATATCGGTCAGTTATGAGTGTTCAGTCTTCACTGGTCATGCATCCAATCAATGCATATGGTACAGAGGCCCAGAAGGAAAAGTACCTACCCAGGCTGG CCCGTGGAGAAATCTTGGGTTGTTTTGGTTTGACTGAACCAAACCACGGCAGTGATCCAAGCAGTATGGAGACTAAGGCTAAATACAACTCCTCAAGTGGTACTTTCAGCATCAGTGGAGCAAAAACATG GATCACAAATTCCCCAGTAGCAGACATTGCTGTGGTCTGGGCTAAATGTGAAGATAGTAAAGTGAGGGGTTTCATTTTGGAGCGTGGGATGAAAGGGCTCAGCACTCCAAAAATTGAAGGAAAATTTTCTCTGAGAGCCTCTGTGACTGGTATGATCCTGATGGATGAGGTGGAGGTCCCTCAGGAGAACCTGCTGCCCAATGTATCTGGGCTGGCT GGTCCTTTTGGCTGCCTCAACAATGCTCGCTATGGCATTGCGTGGGGAGCCCTGGGAGCGGCTGAGTTCTGTTTCCATGCTGCGAGACAGTACACTCTGGACAG AATCCAGTTTGGCGTGCCTCTAGCCAGGAACCAGCTCATGCAGAAGAAGATGGCTGACATGTTGACTGAAATCACAATTGGCCTACAATCATGCCTGGCTCTGGGGCGGCTGATTGATGAGAAAAa AGCGGCCCCTGAAATGATCTCTATGCTGAAAAGGAATAGTTGTGGCAAAGCTCTGGACATTGCACGACAGGCCCGGGACATGTTGGGAGGAAATGGGATTGCGGATGAGTACCACATCATCCGTCATGTTATGAACCTGGAGGCTGTAAACACATATGAGG gAACCCATGACATACATGCACTGATTTTGGGCAGAGCTATCACTGGACTACAGTCATTTACTGTTGGAAAGTAA
- the syce2 gene encoding synaptonemal complex central element protein 2 codes for MDYFFDAELPCTSSALPNPEAQTTQFSGHLSKGDSSSITDGPSSENNSVEKIRNKVEELVERINTSRASDKEMDSYQKKLSDKLSEMCQQLKDHLYSVYEDNSRKIEGKLTELSEILNNCQRLNQDLQEATQALSHLRDSF; via the exons ATGGATTATTTCTTTGATGCTGAGTTACCTTGTACTTCCAGCGCTTTGCCTAATCCTGAAGCACAGACAACG CAGTTTTCCGGGCATTTATCAAAGGGGGACTCCTCGAGCATCACAGACGGACCTTCCAG TGAGAATAACAGCGTCgagaaaataagaaataaagtgGAGGAATTGGTGGAAAGGATCAACACAAGCCGTGCCAGTGATAAAGAGATGGACAGCTATCAGAAGAAATTATCTGACAAG TTGTCAGAAATGTGTCAGCAGTTGAAGGATCACCTGTACTCAGTGTATGAGGACAACAGTCGTAAGATAGAGGGGAAGCTGACAGAGCTGTCTGAGATTTTGAACAACTGTCAGCGTCTGAATCAGGATCTTCAGGAGGCCACCCAGGCCCTATCACATCTCAGAGACTCATTTTGA